The genomic window TTTGGGCAACCGCGATCAGCGATGCCCAAATACATAAGGCAAACGCCAACGGCATCACGGCCAGGCCGCCCGAGTAACGTCCTGCCAACAGGGTCTCGAACATCCAGGGGGCAAGCACCAAGCCTACGGCCGCGCCCACGGTAAAGATCGCCGACATGGCGAATAGAATCTTGCGTAACCGATCCGACATCGCTTCGCGTTTGCCGGCTTCCCAGTCGGCCGTCATATAGGGCAGTAACACCCCGGCCCCCATCACCGCCACCGACGCCAGTAGCGCCGGAATGATCCGCGCGCTGTGGTATTGGCCGACCATCGATTGCCCGATTTCGGCGGACTGGCTGAAATGCAAAATCATGTATCGGTCCGATAGATCGAACGCGTTGGCCAGCAGATTCATCACCCACAGCGCGGCGGCGTAAGGCAATACCCGTCGCCACATCGACGCCGCGTTCAACGGTTCGGCAGCCAAGGGAACCGATTGCCAGTTTCGCGACAGCACCCACCAAGCGGGCAGCGTGCCCAGCAAGCAGGCGGCGGCAAAGCTGTAGACCAATCCCAACAAGCCACCGCCCATCGTCAGCACAGCAACCGCGATCACGGTAAAGCCGACGCTCTGCATGAACTGCATAAACGACACCACGCGGACTTGTCGCAGCGCGGCCACCAGTTCATTCAGCGCGTTGAAGGCGATAATCGCCAGCACCGAAACGCCCACCGCGGCGATCAGCGACGAAGCCGTGGGCGCGCGAAAAATCAACCAGCCGAAGGGCCCGGGCAAGATCAGCATCAGCGCCATCGCAGCGCAAGCCAAGGCTCCTGTGAGCCACAGAATCCGACGAAGAAAGGCGCGTAGATGACCTTGTTGACGATAGGTTTCCACATACCGCGGCAACGAACCCGGCAAGCCCAACAACAACATCGGCGTGACCATGGTGATAAACCCAAAGGCCATCGCCCATTGTCCTAGCACCCGGTCA from Roseimaritima ulvae includes these protein-coding regions:
- a CDS encoding lipopolysaccharide biosynthesis protein — its product is MPATASSTAEPQAGFRADSLAWGMSVMLLMTIVQRGIGFGRGIWLCRALDDRVLGQWAMAFGFITMVTPMLLLGLPGSLPRYVETYRQQGHLRAFLRRILWLTGALACAAMALMLILPGPFGWLIFRAPTASSLIAAVGVSVLAIIAFNALNELVAALRQVRVVSFMQFMQSVGFTVIAVAVLTMGGGLLGLVYSFAAACLLGTLPAWWVLSRNWQSVPLAAEPLNAASMWRRVLPYAAALWVMNLLANAFDLSDRYMILHFSQSAEIGQSMVGQYHSARIIPALLASVAVMGAGVLLPYMTADWEAGKREAMSDRLRKILFAMSAIFTVGAAVGLVLAPWMFETLLAGRYSGGLAVMPLAFALCIWASLIAVAQNYLWVAERGKWVGWSLALGLAVNLGLNLWLLPRYGLHGAVVATALSHLVVLLGIWVGMRSTGYRWDSSLLWVTLLPATIISGPLAAVVCVLLVCGLSPQVRGWIREVGAPS